A part of Nocardioides sp. WS12 genomic DNA contains:
- a CDS encoding DUF1905 domain-containing protein, whose product MEFTFTGPVIEWRGPAPYFFLAVPQDDSDDIKEAARRQEYWGQVAVEVRIGDTDFTTALFPKDGRYLVPLKAAVRRTAGIELDAELTASLSLASRPG is encoded by the coding sequence GTGGAGTTCACCTTCACCGGTCCGGTCATCGAGTGGCGCGGCCCGGCGCCGTACTTCTTCCTCGCGGTGCCGCAGGACGACAGCGACGACATCAAGGAAGCGGCGCGCAGGCAGGAGTACTGGGGCCAGGTGGCCGTCGAGGTCCGCATCGGCGACACCGACTTCACCACCGCGCTGTTCCCGAAGGACGGCCGCTACCTCGTTCCCCTCAAGGCAGCCGTACGACGAACCGCAGGCATCGAGCTCGACGCCGAACTGACCGCTTCGCTGAGCCTGGCTTCGCGCCCCGGTTAG
- a CDS encoding sensor histidine kinase: protein MNAPTDRRRSGVHGILAPAASLDRWLLVVLVVLLVTCAVRYVDRHGLGATGTAVLAGALALALAYATRGLLPGRSWWPTVWVVGMVVLWGALTAVAPSFAWCAVPVAFAVLRVLPFAWAVGTVVLMTALLTAAWARISDGVDPVQVAGPIGVALLTVLAYRALDLETRARQDLLDELVDAQADLAEEQHRSGALAERTRLSREIHDSVGQGLSSINLLLQAAEQAWDTQSTAAREHVHTAAATARDGLDEVRRVVRDLAPADLAADSTGAALPDALRRTAAQAALAIDSEVRVHGTPVVVAPEVAAALVRTARGALANVREHAHAGRVALTLTYQQDEVVLDVRDDGRGFEPDQVRAAGSRGRGLAGIRDRAASLGGQVDVESAPGEGTTVSVRFPVTVEEAP from the coding sequence ATGAACGCGCCCACCGACCGCCGCCGATCCGGCGTGCACGGCATCCTCGCGCCGGCCGCGAGCCTGGACCGCTGGCTGCTCGTGGTCCTGGTGGTCCTGCTGGTCACCTGTGCGGTGCGGTACGTCGACCGGCACGGCCTCGGCGCGACCGGTACCGCCGTGCTGGCGGGCGCGCTGGCCCTCGCCCTGGCCTACGCCACCCGTGGGTTGCTGCCCGGGCGTTCCTGGTGGCCGACGGTCTGGGTGGTCGGGATGGTGGTGCTGTGGGGCGCCCTGACCGCGGTGGCTCCGTCCTTCGCGTGGTGCGCGGTGCCGGTGGCGTTCGCCGTACTCCGGGTGTTGCCGTTCGCGTGGGCCGTCGGGACCGTGGTGCTGATGACCGCGCTGCTGACCGCGGCCTGGGCGCGCATCAGCGACGGCGTCGACCCGGTGCAGGTGGCCGGCCCGATCGGCGTCGCGCTCCTCACCGTGCTCGCCTACCGCGCCCTCGATCTCGAGACCCGGGCTCGCCAGGACCTGCTCGACGAACTCGTCGACGCCCAGGCCGACCTCGCCGAGGAGCAACATCGCTCCGGCGCGCTGGCCGAGCGCACCCGGCTCTCCCGCGAGATCCACGACTCGGTCGGCCAGGGACTGTCCAGCATCAACCTGTTGCTCCAGGCCGCCGAGCAGGCCTGGGACACCCAGTCCACGGCAGCCCGCGAGCACGTCCACACCGCCGCAGCCACCGCCCGCGACGGTCTGGATGAAGTACGACGGGTGGTGCGCGACCTCGCACCGGCGGACCTCGCCGCCGACTCCACCGGCGCGGCCCTTCCCGACGCCCTGCGACGCACCGCCGCGCAGGCAGCGCTCGCCATCGACTCCGAAGTACGGGTCCACGGCACGCCCGTCGTGGTGGCACCGGAGGTCGCCGCGGCCCTCGTCCGCACGGCGCGTGGGGCACTCGCCAACGTGAGGGAACACGCCCATGCTGGGCGCGTGGCGCTCACCCTGACCTACCAGCAGGACGAGGTCGTCCTGGACGTGCGCGACGACGGGCGCGGCTTCGAACCCGACCAGGTCCGGGCCGCCGGGTCCCGCGGGCGTGGACTGGCGGGCATCCGTGACCGGGCCGCCTCCCTCGGTGGACAGGTCGACGTCGAGAGCGCTCCCGGCGAGGGCACGACCGTGTCGGTGCGATTCCCCGTGACGGTCGAGGAGGCGCCGTGA
- a CDS encoding ankyrin repeat domain-containing protein, translated as MTRSVLAALPLALVLGACGGGGTPAAEEAAQRPSHPSGTPSASVDARTTPPQLSAEQQAALDQQLRDAAWANDVPAARRLVRQGADVNAQDSTQQSAYLVATSEGHLDLLRLTLRNGAKVNDKDSWNGTGLIRAAERGHGQVVGELLRAGIDRDHVNRIGYQAIHEAVWLGKDTASYATAVRVLAAGGVRLEDRSSTAGLTPLQMARQRGFDRLERILTTVTTAQPPADADAALLRAAERGDADAVAVALRAGADIEARDGKERTALLLASTYDRVAVAELLVAMGADPDALDDRHDTPWLVTGVTGSVAMVEALLPADPDLTIRNRFGGLSVIPASERGHVDYVRRVVQTGIDIDHVNDLGWTALLEAVILGDGGRDHQDVVRILLAAGADRTIADADGVSALQHAERRGYDEIVALLRN; from the coding sequence ATGACGCGTTCGGTGTTGGCCGCCCTCCCGCTCGCCCTCGTCCTGGGCGCGTGCGGTGGTGGCGGTACGCCGGCTGCCGAGGAGGCAGCGCAGCGGCCGTCGCACCCCTCGGGCACTCCGTCCGCTTCCGTCGACGCCCGTACGACGCCGCCGCAGCTCAGCGCGGAACAGCAGGCCGCGCTCGATCAGCAGCTGCGCGACGCGGCGTGGGCGAACGACGTGCCGGCCGCTCGCCGGCTGGTCCGGCAGGGCGCCGACGTCAATGCCCAGGACAGCACCCAGCAGTCGGCGTACCTGGTCGCGACGAGCGAGGGCCACCTCGACCTGCTCCGACTCACCCTCCGCAACGGCGCGAAGGTCAACGACAAGGACAGCTGGAACGGCACCGGCCTGATCCGCGCTGCGGAGCGCGGCCACGGCCAGGTGGTGGGGGAGCTGCTCCGCGCGGGCATCGACCGCGACCACGTGAACCGCATCGGCTACCAGGCGATCCACGAGGCCGTCTGGCTCGGCAAGGACACGGCGTCGTACGCCACCGCGGTGCGGGTGCTGGCCGCCGGCGGTGTCCGGCTCGAGGACCGTTCGAGCACCGCGGGGCTGACCCCGCTGCAGATGGCCCGCCAGCGCGGGTTCGACCGACTGGAGAGGATCCTGACCACCGTGACCACTGCCCAGCCCCCGGCCGACGCGGACGCGGCCCTGCTGCGCGCTGCCGAGCGTGGCGATGCCGATGCGGTCGCTGTGGCGCTGCGGGCCGGAGCCGACATCGAGGCGCGGGACGGAAAGGAGCGCACCGCACTCCTGCTCGCCAGCACCTACGACCGGGTCGCCGTCGCGGAGCTGCTCGTCGCTATGGGGGCGGACCCGGATGCGCTCGACGACCGGCACGACACGCCCTGGCTGGTGACGGGGGTGACCGGGAGCGTGGCCATGGTCGAGGCCCTCCTGCCGGCCGATCCGGACCTGACGATCCGCAACCGGTTCGGTGGCCTGTCCGTGATCCCGGCCAGCGAGCGGGGCCACGTCGACTATGTGCGCCGCGTGGTGCAGACCGGCATCGACATCGACCACGTCAACGACCTGGGCTGGACCGCCTTGCTGGAGGCCGTGATCCTCGGCGACGGCGGCCGTGACCACCAGGACGTCGTCCGGATCCTGCTCGCTGCTGGCGCCGACCGGACGATCGCCGATGCCGACGGCGTCAGCGCATTGCAGCACGCCGAGCGTCGTGGGTACGACGAGATCGTGGCTCTGCTGCGGAACTGA
- a CDS encoding DUF4184 family protein has product MPVTLAHPAAVLPLRRLGLPLSAMVIGSMAPDLPVFSQSWGIYGFTHSVLGILTVDLALTLVLLGFWDFLGRDALVDTAPSLVRNRLPATHRIGRSAWLLAPLAAVVGSITHVVWDAFTHEGRWGTRLIPWLTEQQGPLRGGQWAQYGSGVFGLLVIGLALLAVVRRPVLDDAPPTRRLPAATLGAAFAVASLISVGTFLFLLEGGFHSAAFYAAVVGILALAAAVAAVTVAWCLSDPGAPATPPAPSSTTSTSA; this is encoded by the coding sequence GTGCCCGTCACCCTGGCCCACCCGGCCGCCGTCCTGCCGCTGCGTCGGCTCGGCCTGCCGCTGTCGGCGATGGTGATCGGGTCGATGGCGCCGGACCTGCCGGTCTTCTCGCAGTCCTGGGGGATCTACGGCTTCACGCACAGCGTGCTCGGGATCCTCACCGTCGATCTCGCCCTGACCCTGGTCCTGCTGGGGTTCTGGGACTTCCTCGGTCGCGACGCGCTCGTCGACACGGCGCCGTCCCTGGTCCGCAACCGACTTCCGGCGACACACCGGATCGGTCGCAGCGCCTGGCTGCTCGCGCCGCTGGCCGCGGTGGTCGGTTCGATCACCCACGTCGTCTGGGATGCCTTCACTCACGAAGGTCGGTGGGGAACGCGCCTGATTCCCTGGCTCACCGAGCAGCAGGGCCCGCTGCGCGGAGGTCAGTGGGCGCAGTACGGCAGCGGCGTTTTCGGCCTGCTGGTCATCGGCCTCGCCCTCCTCGCCGTCGTACGACGGCCGGTGCTCGACGACGCGCCGCCAACGCGGCGCCTGCCCGCGGCAACCCTCGGCGCCGCCTTCGCTGTCGCGTCGCTGATCTCGGTCGGCACCTTCCTCTTCCTGCTGGAGGGCGGTTTCCACTCCGCCGCCTTCTACGCAGCTGTGGTCGGGATCCTTGCGCTCGCCGCCGCGGTGGCCGCCGTGACGGTGGCCTGGTGCCTCAGCGACCCGGGCGCTCCCGCAACGCCACCGGCTCCCTCGAGTACGACGTCAACGTCTGCCTGA
- the kdpC gene encoding potassium-transporting ATPase subunit KdpC has protein sequence MSTTSSLRGLLSQFGAATRALAVMTVLLGLAYPLALTGFAQAVVPGRADGSIVERDGQVIGSTLIGQSFAGDKAYFQSRPSAAGEGYDALASSASNLSPANPEFVAEVRQRIKDVASFDGVAEADVAPDAVLASGSGLDPHISPAYAEQQVTRVAAARGLDEKVVRNLVADNTAGRVLAFLGEARVNVLELNLALDAQADRGH, from the coding sequence ATGTCCACCACTTCCTCCCTTCGCGGCCTGCTGAGCCAGTTCGGCGCAGCAACCCGTGCCCTCGCCGTGATGACGGTCCTGCTCGGCCTCGCCTACCCGCTCGCGCTGACCGGCTTCGCCCAGGCGGTCGTCCCCGGCCGAGCGGACGGCTCGATCGTCGAGCGCGACGGCCAGGTCATCGGCTCGACGTTGATCGGCCAGTCCTTCGCCGGCGACAAGGCCTACTTCCAGTCCCGCCCGTCGGCCGCCGGCGAGGGGTACGACGCCCTGGCCAGCTCCGCGTCCAACCTGTCGCCAGCGAACCCCGAGTTCGTCGCGGAGGTCCGGCAACGGATCAAGGACGTCGCGTCGTTCGACGGCGTCGCCGAGGCCGACGTCGCCCCCGACGCGGTCCTGGCCAGCGGGTCCGGCCTCGACCCGCACATCTCGCCGGCCTACGCCGAACAGCAGGTCACGCGCGTGGCCGCTGCCCGCGGCCTCGACGAGAAGGTCGTGCGCAACCTCGTCGCAGACAACACGGCCGGCCGGGTGCTCGCCTTCCTCGGTGAAGCGCGGGTCAACGTGCTCGAACTGAACCTTGCCCTCGACGCGCAGGCCGATCGGGGACACTGA
- a CDS encoding DUF4118 domain-containing protein, whose amino-acid sequence MKRGRLRVYLGAAPGVGKTYAMLGEARRRVDRGTDVVIGFAETHGRTHTADMMAGLETVPRRTVNHRGALLDEMDLDAVLRRRPKVVLVDELAHTNVPGSRNAKRWEDVEELLDAGIDVISTVNIQHLESVNDVVEKITGVPQRETVPDSVVRAADQVELVDMSAEALRRRLAHGNVYAADKIDAALSNYFREGNLTALRELALLWVADKVDDALLGYRRRHDITGTWEARERVIVALTGGPEGEQLVRRAARIAARSGSGDLLALHVSRSDGLTAADPTHLTHQHQLVESLGGSYHQLLGDDVPETLLSFARAENATQLVLGDSRRPRWATFFAPPGIGLRTIRASGDIDVHIVSHAHAGAGRRLPVGTGALSLRRRVQGYVLGLVLPMLLTLALLPVDHTLNLVSDVLLFLLLVVVVALVGGVGPALLAAALGSFLLNYFFTAPVHTLTIGDTNNALALFVYVLVATMVSSVVDVAARRTRQAARAVAESHILASLAAMPLTSSQDLAALLERFRESLSLTSVSYLEKTDGAWHLVGSAGQDPAGAPEQADTKVAAGSDTILALKGRGLAPEDTRVAAAFAARTSQAVHQIRLAEEAARAAPLAEANKVRTALLAAVGHDLRTPLAAAKAVVSGMRSEDVDLSPEDRRELLCTADGALDTLAGLVDSLLDLSRLQAGALPIHLSPVLIEDVIAGALDDFTVAARPFRLDLTADLPPTLVDAALLERVVVNVLSNAQRYSPPDRPPVVRAGAVLDRVEIRVVDTGPGIPAAEYERVFLPFQRLGDHDNSTGVGLGLALARGLVEAMGGTLDPEETPGGGLTMVISLPVADGDIGGPDLGIRERVG is encoded by the coding sequence ATGAAGCGGGGGCGGCTGCGGGTGTACCTCGGCGCTGCGCCGGGTGTGGGCAAGACCTACGCCATGCTCGGCGAGGCCCGCCGTCGCGTCGACCGCGGCACGGACGTCGTCATCGGGTTCGCCGAGACCCACGGCCGCACGCACACCGCCGACATGATGGCCGGGCTCGAGACCGTGCCCCGCCGAACCGTGAACCATCGCGGTGCCCTGCTGGACGAGATGGACCTCGACGCCGTACTCCGGCGGCGACCGAAGGTCGTCCTGGTCGACGAGCTGGCCCACACCAACGTCCCCGGTTCGCGCAACGCGAAGCGCTGGGAGGACGTCGAGGAACTGCTCGACGCGGGCATCGACGTGATCTCGACGGTGAACATCCAGCACCTCGAATCGGTCAACGACGTCGTCGAGAAGATCACCGGGGTTCCCCAGCGCGAGACGGTGCCCGACTCGGTGGTCCGCGCCGCCGACCAGGTCGAACTGGTCGACATGTCCGCCGAGGCGCTCCGGCGCCGACTCGCCCACGGCAACGTCTACGCGGCCGACAAGATCGACGCGGCGCTGTCGAACTACTTCCGCGAGGGCAACCTGACCGCTCTTCGTGAGCTCGCCCTGCTGTGGGTCGCCGACAAGGTCGACGATGCCCTGCTCGGATACCGGCGCCGCCACGACATCACCGGCACCTGGGAGGCCCGCGAGCGAGTCATCGTGGCCCTGACCGGCGGACCCGAGGGCGAGCAGTTGGTACGACGCGCGGCCCGGATCGCGGCCCGCTCCGGCAGCGGCGATCTGCTGGCCCTGCACGTGAGCCGGTCGGACGGTTTGACCGCCGCCGACCCAACCCACCTCACCCACCAGCACCAGCTCGTCGAGTCGTTGGGCGGTTCGTACCACCAGCTGCTCGGGGACGACGTGCCCGAGACGCTGCTGTCGTTCGCCCGTGCCGAGAACGCCACACAGCTCGTGCTGGGCGACAGCCGGCGCCCACGGTGGGCCACTTTCTTCGCCCCGCCGGGGATCGGACTGCGCACGATCCGGGCTTCCGGTGACATCGACGTCCACATCGTTTCCCACGCGCACGCAGGTGCCGGGCGACGGCTCCCCGTCGGCACCGGCGCGCTGAGCCTGCGTCGCAGGGTGCAGGGCTACGTGTTGGGGCTCGTCCTGCCGATGCTGCTGACGCTCGCCCTGTTGCCCGTCGACCACACCCTCAACCTGGTCAGCGACGTGCTCCTCTTCCTGCTGCTCGTCGTGGTGGTCGCGCTGGTGGGCGGCGTCGGGCCCGCACTGCTGGCCGCAGCACTCGGGTCGTTCCTGCTGAACTACTTCTTCACTGCGCCCGTGCACACGCTCACCATTGGCGACACGAACAACGCACTCGCGCTCTTCGTCTACGTGCTGGTCGCGACGATGGTCAGTTCCGTCGTCGACGTCGCGGCACGACGTACGCGGCAAGCGGCCCGTGCTGTCGCCGAATCGCACATCCTGGCCAGCCTCGCGGCCATGCCACTCACGAGCAGCCAGGACCTTGCCGCCTTGCTGGAACGGTTCCGCGAAAGCCTGTCCCTCACGTCGGTCTCCTATCTGGAGAAGACCGACGGCGCGTGGCACCTCGTCGGTTCCGCTGGTCAGGATCCGGCGGGCGCGCCTGAGCAGGCGGACACCAAGGTTGCCGCCGGGTCCGACACGATTCTGGCTCTCAAGGGGCGGGGCCTGGCTCCCGAGGACACCCGCGTGGCCGCGGCCTTCGCGGCACGGACGAGCCAGGCCGTCCACCAGATCAGGCTGGCCGAGGAAGCCGCTCGCGCTGCTCCGCTGGCCGAGGCCAACAAGGTCCGTACGGCGCTGCTGGCCGCAGTGGGCCACGACCTGCGCACGCCCCTCGCCGCCGCCAAGGCCGTCGTCTCCGGGATGCGGTCCGAGGACGTCGACCTCAGCCCCGAGGACCGAAGGGAACTGCTCTGCACCGCCGATGGAGCGCTCGACACCCTGGCCGGGCTGGTGGACAGCCTGCTCGACCTCAGTCGCCTGCAGGCCGGCGCTCTCCCGATCCACCTCTCCCCGGTCCTGATCGAGGACGTCATCGCGGGGGCCCTCGATGACTTCACCGTGGCCGCCCGTCCCTTCCGCCTCGACCTGACCGCCGACCTGCCGCCGACGCTGGTCGACGCCGCCCTGCTGGAACGCGTCGTGGTCAACGTGCTGTCCAACGCCCAGCGGTACTCGCCGCCGGACCGGCCCCCCGTGGTGCGGGCAGGCGCCGTGCTGGACCGGGTCGAGATCCGGGTCGTCGACACCGGACCGGGCATCCCTGCAGCGGAGTACGAGCGGGTGTTCCTGCCCTTCCAGCGACTCGGCGACCACGACAACAGCACGGGCGTCGGCCTCGGACTCGCCCTGGCCCGTGGCCTGGTCGAAGCCATGGGCGGCACACTCGACCCCGAGGAGACGCCCGGCGGTGGACTGACCATGGTGATCTCGTTGCCCGTCGCCGACGGCGACATCGGCGGTCCGGACCTCGGCATCAGGGAGCGCGTGGGATGA
- a CDS encoding response regulator — MTKIMVVDDEPQIVRALAINLRARGYEVTTAADGAEALAVAELAPPDIVILDLGLPDLDGVDLIARLRARSAVPILVLSGRSDSADKVDALDAGADDYVTKPFGMDELLARLRVMLRRTTTAEPGEHVVEFGRARVDLAATRAMVDGEEVRLTPTEWHLLEVLVRNPGRLMSQRQLLTEVWGPGYETAHGNLRLYMAQLRRKLEADPARPVHFRNEPGMGYRFEP, encoded by the coding sequence ATGACGAAGATCATGGTGGTGGACGACGAGCCGCAGATCGTCCGGGCACTGGCCATCAACCTGCGCGCACGGGGCTACGAGGTGACCACCGCTGCCGATGGCGCCGAAGCGCTGGCGGTCGCGGAACTCGCCCCACCCGACATCGTCATCCTCGACCTCGGACTGCCCGACCTCGATGGTGTCGACCTGATCGCCCGCTTGCGGGCCAGGTCCGCCGTACCCATCCTCGTCCTGTCCGGGCGCAGCGACAGCGCGGACAAGGTCGATGCGTTGGACGCCGGTGCCGACGACTACGTCACCAAGCCCTTCGGGATGGACGAACTGCTGGCCCGGCTGCGGGTGATGCTGCGGCGCACCACCACGGCCGAGCCCGGCGAGCACGTCGTCGAGTTCGGCCGGGCGCGCGTCGACCTGGCCGCAACGCGGGCGATGGTCGACGGTGAGGAAGTGCGGCTCACGCCGACCGAGTGGCACCTGCTGGAGGTGCTCGTCCGCAACCCCGGTCGGCTGATGAGCCAGCGCCAACTCCTCACCGAGGTCTGGGGGCCGGGCTACGAAACAGCCCACGGCAACCTGCGCCTCTACATGGCGCAACTGCGGCGCAAGCTCGAGGCCGACCCGGCGCGGCCCGTGCACTTCCGCAACGAGCCGGGCATGGGGTACCGCTTCGAGCCGTGA
- a CDS encoding thioesterase family protein has translation MGDYFECEIQARLRDVNLGGHVDNVEALRVLDEARLLFFRFAPLPGSDLPGLFRDVPAGITDLVGSQQVNYNAEMRFVAYQPFLVRMWIGHVGSSSIALSYELRVAPDHEPAIVGESTVVLWDPAAGSSWPISDAVRQTLTSYSREPVALRERPGR, from the coding sequence GTGGGTGACTACTTCGAGTGCGAGATCCAGGCCCGACTGCGCGACGTGAACCTCGGCGGACACGTCGACAACGTCGAGGCGCTCCGCGTGCTCGACGAGGCGCGGCTGCTGTTCTTCCGCTTCGCACCGCTGCCGGGGTCGGACCTGCCCGGGTTGTTCCGCGACGTGCCCGCCGGCATCACCGACCTGGTCGGCTCGCAGCAGGTCAACTACAACGCCGAGATGCGGTTCGTGGCCTACCAGCCGTTCCTGGTGCGGATGTGGATCGGCCACGTCGGCAGCTCCTCCATCGCGCTCTCCTACGAACTGCGCGTCGCACCCGACCACGAACCGGCGATCGTCGGAGAGAGCACCGTCGTGCTCTGGGACCCGGCCGCCGGGTCGTCGTGGCCGATCTCCGACGCGGTCAGGCAGACGTTGACGTCGTACTCGAGGGAGCCGGTGGCGTTGCGGGAGCGCCCGGGTCGCTGA
- a CDS encoding magnesium and cobalt transport protein CorA — MGIVDNAVYVDGCRTAEPSSLELTYELLREQHGMGWIGLYRPTREEIDSVAAEFAFHGLAVEDTVLAHQRPKLERYDQVLFTVLRPARYIDAEERVEFGELHVFTGPDFVVTVRHAESPNLGRVRRRLEATPELLKLGPEAVLYAIFDEVVDEYEPVVAGLENDIDEIEYQVFEGDPGVSRRIYELTREVIEFQRATRPLIGMLGALSAGFDKYDVDEELRRNLRDVEDHVIKIVERIDGFRLLLQNILTVNATLVGQRQNEETQRLTEASLAQNEEVKRISSWAAILFAPTLVGTIYGMNFDTMPELGWQLGYPFALALMAAVCGTLYLVFKRRNWL, encoded by the coding sequence ATGGGAATTGTTGACAACGCCGTCTACGTCGATGGCTGCCGTACCGCCGAGCCGTCCTCGCTCGAGCTCACCTACGAACTGCTCCGCGAGCAGCACGGCATGGGCTGGATCGGTCTGTACCGACCCACGCGCGAGGAGATCGACTCCGTGGCCGCCGAGTTCGCGTTCCACGGGCTGGCCGTCGAGGACACCGTCCTGGCCCACCAGCGACCGAAGCTGGAGCGCTACGACCAGGTCCTCTTCACGGTGCTGCGGCCGGCCCGCTACATCGACGCCGAGGAGCGGGTCGAGTTCGGCGAGCTCCACGTGTTCACCGGCCCCGACTTCGTGGTGACCGTTCGCCACGCCGAGTCACCCAACCTGGGCCGCGTCCGGCGCCGGCTCGAGGCCACCCCCGAGTTGCTCAAGCTCGGCCCCGAAGCCGTCCTCTACGCGATCTTTGACGAGGTCGTTGACGAGTACGAGCCGGTCGTCGCCGGCCTGGAGAACGACATCGACGAGATCGAGTACCAGGTCTTCGAGGGTGACCCCGGAGTGTCGCGACGGATCTACGAGCTGACCCGCGAGGTCATCGAGTTCCAGCGGGCCACCCGGCCGCTCATCGGGATGCTCGGCGCCCTCAGCGCCGGCTTCGACAAGTACGACGTCGACGAGGAACTGCGCCGCAACCTGCGCGACGTCGAAGACCACGTCATCAAGATCGTCGAGCGCATCGACGGCTTCCGGCTGCTGCTCCAGAACATCCTCACCGTCAACGCCACCCTGGTCGGCCAGCGCCAGAACGAGGAGACGCAGCGACTCACCGAGGCCAGCCTCGCCCAGAACGAAGAGGTCAAGCGGATCTCCTCGTGGGCGGCGATCCTGTTTGCGCCGACCCTGGTCGGGACCATCTACGGCATGAACTTCGACACGATGCCGGAGCTGGGCTGGCAACTCGGCTACCCGTTCGCGCTCGCGCTGATGGCCGCGGTCTGCGGCACCCTGTACCTCGTCTTCAAGCGCAGGAATTGGCTCTGA
- a CDS encoding SMP-30/gluconolactonase/LRE family protein — MKRTHLILSSLLTLSALAVGSTTTATADALGRPSSYQLNGDAVGPANPAGSKFEGIGADERRGLFYVSEVTGGEIHRGSANSAQTEEWIAGHGTDGRFTARGITVDAAGRVYVAGGPNGIGTGRPDLWVYSAQGELLAALRAPGTDVFLNDVAIGPDGAAYFTNSNDPQVFRVAEGAHGWEATLWADATGTITRSAGFNLGGIVLSADRSAFVVAQGNVGRMWRFDAHTGEATAIATDTDLVNADGLVRQGNRLTVVRNFSKMIATLRVSADGSRLVTLGQEASSADRVLTTAKTLRGRVLYVDSKFDEAVASGPHEVITDPTR, encoded by the coding sequence ATGAAGCGAACCCACCTCATCCTCAGCAGCCTGCTCACCCTCTCCGCCCTCGCCGTCGGCAGTACGACGACCGCGACCGCCGACGCGCTGGGCCGCCCGTCGTCGTACCAACTCAACGGCGACGCGGTCGGCCCGGCGAACCCGGCCGGCTCGAAGTTCGAGGGCATCGGCGCCGACGAGCGCCGCGGCCTGTTCTACGTCAGCGAGGTCACCGGCGGCGAGATCCACCGCGGCTCGGCGAACTCGGCGCAGACGGAGGAGTGGATCGCCGGTCACGGCACCGACGGCCGCTTCACCGCACGGGGCATCACGGTCGACGCTGCCGGTCGGGTCTACGTCGCCGGCGGCCCGAACGGCATCGGCACCGGTCGCCCCGACCTGTGGGTCTACTCCGCGCAGGGCGAACTCCTCGCCGCGCTGCGTGCGCCCGGCACCGACGTGTTCCTCAACGACGTCGCGATCGGGCCGGACGGGGCGGCGTACTTCACCAACTCCAACGACCCGCAGGTCTTCCGGGTGGCCGAGGGTGCGCACGGCTGGGAGGCGACCCTGTGGGCCGACGCGACCGGCACGATCACCCGCTCGGCCGGGTTCAACCTCGGCGGCATCGTGCTCTCCGCGGATCGGAGCGCGTTCGTCGTCGCGCAGGGCAACGTGGGCAGGATGTGGCGCTTCGATGCGCACACCGGCGAGGCCACCGCGATCGCGACCGACACCGACCTGGTCAACGCCGACGGCCTGGTCCGCCAGGGCAACCGGCTCACCGTGGTCCGCAACTTCAGCAAGATGATCGCGACGCTGCGGGTCTCCGCCGACGGCAGCCGCCTGGTCACCCTCGGCCAGGAGGCGTCGTCCGCGGACCGCGTCCTGACCACTGCGAAGACGCTGCGCGGCCGGGTCCTGTACGTCGACAGCAAGTTCGACGAGGCCGTCGCGTCGGGCCCTCACGAGGTCATCACGGACCCGACGCGATGA